In one window of Mercurialis annua linkage group LG4, ddMerAnnu1.2, whole genome shotgun sequence DNA:
- the LOC126679104 gene encoding oxoglutarate-dependent flavonoid 7-O-demethylase 1-like has translation MFIMSEEQKLEWNDILFLKGLPFQSTKMNAWPHNPNKFRETVMKYIEGMREVAISIVKYISMVLGIEDSGLCEAYKEGNYDIRMNLYPPCPQPERVIGLNQHIDVHGITLLLDCAHSPALQVLKEGNWVFVQPIEHALVVDLGGIIEIMSNGIYKSPIHKAVVNKSEERISIVTLCNPNPSFTIGPAERLINSGMPAMYKTVTLDEYFQCFYNSKPGTLFMDNLKL, from the exons ATGTTTATAATGTCAGAAGAACAAAAGCTTGAATGGAATGACATTTTATTCCTTAAAGGTCTTCCTTTTCAAAGTACCAAAATGAACGCTTGGCCTCATAACCCTAATAAATTTAG gGAAACAGTGATGAAATATATAGAAGGCATGAGAGAAGTTGCAATTTCTATAGTGAAGTATATAAGCATGGTGCTTGGGATAGAAGATTCAGGATTGTGTGAGGCTTATAAAGAAGGGAATTATGACATAAGGATGAATTTGTATCCACCTTGCCCTCAGCCTGAGAGAGTGATTGGCCTCAATCAACATATTGATGTTCATGGGATTACTCTGTTGCTTGATTGTGCTCATTCTCCAGCATTACAGGTTCTCAAGGAGGGTAATTGGGTCTTTGTTCAGCCTATCGAACATGCCCTTGTTGTCGACCTTGGTGGCATTATTGAG ATAATGAGCAATGGGATATACAAATCACCAATTCACAAAGCAGTGGTAAACAAATCGGAGGAGAGAATTTCAATTGTGACTTTATGCAATCCGAATCCATCATTTACAATCGGTCCTGCTGAACGACTCATCAACTCCGGAATGCCAGCTATGTACAAGACAGTCACATTGGATGAATACTTTCAATGCTTTTACAATTCAAAACCTGGAACCCTGTTCATGGATAATCTTAAATTATAA
- the LOC126678635 gene encoding oxoglutarate-dependent flavonoid 7-O-demethylase 1-like: protein MAMVPKNLAWSLKVPSVQELARQKLEIVPVRYVRDDLIVNTPSDLSLSVPLIDMTNLVNPRPSRDELHKLHSACKHWGVFQLINHGVSIELLSNMKKQVREFFDLPLQDKEQWGQKP, encoded by the exons ATGGCTATGGTGCCAAAGAACCTCGCATGGTCTCTCAAAGTTCCAAGCGTACAAGAGCTTGCAAGACAAAAGCTTGAGATTGTTCCGGTGAGGTATGTGAGAGATGATCTCATCGTCAATACTCCTTCTGATCTGTCACTTTCTGTACCGTTGATTGATATGACCAACTTGGTCAACCCTCGGCCTAGCCGTGATGAGCTTCACAAGCTTCATTCTGCATGCAAACACTGGGGCGTGTTTCAG TTGATAAACCATGGAGTTTCGATTGAATTGTTAAGCAACATGAAGAAGCAAGTTCGAGAATTTTTTGATCTTCCCTTGCAAGACAAAGAACAATGGGGACAGAAACCATGA